From one Aeropyrum camini SY1 = JCM 12091 genomic stretch:
- a CDS encoding acyl-CoA dehydrogenase family protein — MYSESCLGPGASRLLDEELAGLAGDIDRENRVPSSLLDKAAAEGLFDIESVECLLQAVRRASRYSRGFAHVLLVHGSCRLAAGGEGRIYALGITEAGGGTDVRANITTRADELGNGSYRLEGMKYFTSNALYATHFVVLATAGGEPGLFLCERQPQIRVEPLDLSGFRGSGVGKVFFGGAVCERLTEPGVDGVRVALGYINVGRLGYASLALGIADRAIEIIAEAASSKTVFGRRLIEYQGVQWRIASIVARRAALESLVHSALQDGARVDPERAAMAKILGGELALEAAWSAVQILGGRGLAMWGEAERMYRDAKVIDIGEGAKEVLMDYIAGRTVKKVLAGRS, encoded by the coding sequence GTGTACTCGGAATCCTGTTTAGGGCCCGGTGCTTCGAGGCTCTTGGATGAGGAGCTTGCAGGCCTGGCGGGAGACATTGACAGGGAGAACCGGGTTCCCAGTAGCCTGCTGGACAAGGCTGCTGCTGAGGGCCTCTTCGATATAGAGAGTGTGGAGTGCCTTCTCCAGGCTGTTAGGAGGGCCTCCAGGTATAGCCGTGGGTTTGCCCACGTCCTGCTGGTCCATGGTAGCTGTAGGCTTGCCGCTGGCGGGGAGGGCAGGATATACGCATTGGGCATAACCGAGGCGGGGGGCGGTACTGATGTTAGGGCTAACATAACGACGAGGGCGGATGAGCTGGGCAACGGTTCATACAGGCTGGAGGGTATGAAGTACTTTACCAGCAACGCCCTCTACGCCACCCACTTTGTCGTGCTGGCCACGGCTGGGGGGGAGCCAGGGTTGTTCCTGTGCGAGAGGCAGCCCCAGATAAGGGTGGAGCCGCTGGACCTCTCGGGCTTCAGGGGCTCCGGGGTGGGTAAGGTCTTCTTCGGCGGCGCCGTCTGCGAGAGGCTGACGGAGCCGGGGGTGGACGGGGTTAGGGTGGCGCTCGGGTATATAAACGTCGGGAGGCTCGGCTACGCCTCGCTCGCCCTCGGCATAGCGGATAGGGCCATAGAGATTATAGCCGAGGCAGCCTCGTCAAAGACCGTCTTCGGCAGGCGCCTAATAGAGTATCAGGGGGTGCAGTGGAGGATAGCCTCCATAGTGGCGCGTAGAGCCGCCCTCGAGAGCCTAGTGCACTCGGCCCTCCAGGATGGAGCCAGGGTGGACCCGGAGAGGGCGGCTATGGCGAAGATCCTGGGGGGTGAGCTGGCCCTCGAAGCCGCCTGGTCGGCGGTTCAGATACTTGGCGGCAGGGGGCTGGCCATGTGGGGTGAGGCGGAGAGGATGTACAGGGATGCAAAGGTGATTGACATAGGTGAGGGGGCGAAGGAGGTGCTTATGGACTATATAGCTGGTAGGACTGTTAAAAAAGTGCTAGCAGGCCGGAGCTAG
- a CDS encoding phosphoglycolate phosphatase, with translation MAGSIRVAALDIDGTLTERRGAARLDVCSIAVARLLNALRVTTILMTGNSLPVAVGLGVYLGLEGPVVAENGCVALVGGERVHICSGRPPESLVRRVMELGFRPSWQNEYRYHEYSLIPVRREPSVVEKASDIVEREGYRAIWSGYALHIQPPGGGKARGVGEVLERIGAGWSEVLAVGDGENDVEVLARAGYSGAPGDASEQAKRVAKLVARSPGARGTLEIIQRVLGGGPAPAC, from the coding sequence GTGGCTGGGAGCATTAGGGTGGCGGCCCTGGATATAGATGGGACTCTCACAGAGAGGAGGGGGGCCGCCAGGCTGGATGTGTGTAGCATTGCCGTGGCGAGGCTTCTCAACGCGCTGCGGGTTACCACGATACTGATGACGGGTAACAGCCTCCCGGTGGCCGTCGGCCTCGGCGTCTACCTAGGACTTGAGGGGCCTGTCGTGGCGGAGAACGGCTGCGTGGCACTGGTTGGCGGGGAGAGGGTTCACATATGCTCCGGCAGGCCCCCGGAGAGTCTGGTTAGGAGAGTTATGGAGCTCGGGTTCAGGCCTAGCTGGCAGAACGAGTATAGGTATCATGAGTACAGCCTCATACCCGTGAGAAGGGAGCCCAGCGTTGTCGAGAAGGCTTCGGACATTGTCGAGAGAGAGGGGTACAGGGCGATATGGTCAGGCTACGCCCTCCACATACAACCCCCCGGGGGTGGTAAGGCGCGCGGGGTTGGCGAGGTCCTGGAGAGGATAGGAGCAGGCTGGAGCGAGGTCCTCGCGGTGGGCGACGGGGAGAACGACGTCGAGGTCCTGGCCAGGGCCGGCTACTCGGGGGCCCCGGGTGATGCGTCGGAGCAGGCTAAGCGGGTCGCCAAGCTGGTGGCCAGGAGCCCCGGAGCCCGGGGGACGCTGGAGATAATACAGAGGGTGCTAGGAGGCGGGCCAGCCCCCGCCTGCTAA
- a CDS encoding NAD(P)-dependent oxidoreductase, whose protein sequence is MVERVAVVGAGRMGSGAARRLASRGYRVVVWNRTREKAERLAREAGVEAAGSLAEAIAGVEAALAFVSDDDALLSVVSQLRRSDGLVFVNSATTTPRASIAAARYLEGLGIQYVEAPVIGGPGALERGEAIVLAAAPRSALAPVLPLLSELGELVKVGDSYGTAAALKLAFNNLLLTTLVGLGESLLILDAYGVDKALFSSILERTVFSGLAGKYFERAVSKPKPTFTVSLAEKDARYAFQALADRGYPRLVSHAVSNVYATLSQMGFGGEDYVGVYRLLKKAGAGGREEH, encoded by the coding sequence GTGGTGGAGAGGGTTGCTGTTGTAGGAGCTGGCAGGATGGGGTCGGGGGCGGCTAGAAGGCTGGCCTCGAGAGGGTACAGGGTGGTAGTCTGGAATAGGACCCGGGAGAAGGCTGAGAGGCTAGCGCGGGAGGCTGGAGTGGAGGCTGCTGGGAGCCTTGCTGAGGCCATAGCCGGCGTGGAGGCGGCGCTGGCCTTCGTCTCAGACGACGACGCCCTCCTCAGCGTGGTGTCCCAGCTTAGGAGGAGCGACGGCCTAGTCTTCGTGAATAGCGCTACCACAACGCCGAGGGCAAGCATAGCGGCGGCAAGGTATCTAGAGGGGCTGGGTATACAGTATGTTGAGGCCCCAGTAATAGGCGGGCCGGGTGCTCTGGAGCGCGGCGAGGCTATAGTGCTCGCGGCAGCCCCCAGGAGCGCTCTAGCCCCCGTACTCCCCCTTCTCTCGGAGCTGGGGGAGCTGGTGAAGGTGGGCGATAGCTACGGCACGGCTGCGGCTTTGAAGCTGGCCTTCAACAACCTACTCCTAACAACCCTGGTGGGCCTGGGGGAGAGCCTGCTGATACTAGACGCCTACGGTGTGGACAAGGCCCTGTTCTCCAGTATACTCGAGAGAACGGTCTTCTCGGGCCTCGCGGGCAAGTACTTCGAGAGGGCTGTGTCCAAGCCGAAGCCCACATTCACAGTCTCCCTCGCCGAGAAGGACGCTAGATACGCATTCCAGGCCCTGGCGGACAGGGGTTATCCGAGGCTTGTCTCGCACGCAGTGTCAAACGTCTACGCCACCCTATCCCAGATGGGTTTTGGCGGGGAGGACTACGTGGGTGTATACAGGCTTCTCAAGAAGGCGGGGGCTGGTGGCCGTGAGGAGCATTAG
- a CDS encoding NAD-dependent epimerase/dehydratase family protein: MVRIVAVGGLGYVGVNIAPALLEVGELVVVYRGLARGFRRVIASRLESLGARLVRLDPPITADGLERLGGDVYIHLAGKISGRYRVQWESHVGLLESVIEAAERLGSRVVYTSSVLAYGRLEDLPPGSIVYEEEEHLSGRRRWRSHHARTKAEGEKLLVSSSGRLGGRFSIVRPGLVVGSHAYHREWSILFTLARLGLYPRLDYTVNYVSSRVLGGVYRRAVSGGFDGKWVHAVSHHAPYYRGAELLCTALRGGACRGLPLKPLFSMAGRLAPPSTALAASWEGVSSGYIFKSRHGVPLDGSIEETFSGLIEWLAGGGWPAS; the protein is encoded by the coding sequence TTGGTTAGGATTGTTGCTGTTGGAGGGCTAGGCTACGTCGGCGTCAACATAGCCCCCGCCCTGCTGGAGGTGGGGGAGCTTGTTGTGGTGTACAGGGGTTTAGCCAGGGGTTTTAGGCGGGTTATAGCGTCTAGGCTGGAGTCCCTAGGAGCTAGGCTCGTCAGGCTGGACCCGCCGATTACCGCAGACGGGCTGGAGCGCCTCGGCGGGGATGTGTATATTCATCTTGCTGGCAAGATATCGGGGAGGTATAGGGTGCAGTGGGAGTCTCACGTCGGCCTGCTAGAGTCCGTGATAGAGGCTGCCGAGCGCCTCGGCTCGCGGGTGGTGTATACTAGCAGTGTGCTGGCGTACGGCAGGCTTGAGGACCTCCCCCCCGGGTCTATAGTGTACGAGGAGGAGGAACACCTATCTGGGAGGCGGCGGTGGAGGTCTCACCACGCGAGGACCAAGGCTGAGGGGGAGAAGCTGCTGGTGTCGAGCTCGGGGAGGCTGGGAGGGAGGTTCTCCATAGTGAGGCCCGGCCTTGTAGTGGGCTCCCACGCCTACCATAGGGAGTGGAGTATACTCTTCACCCTGGCCCGGCTCGGGCTCTATCCACGCCTCGACTACACAGTCAACTACGTCTCCTCCCGGGTCCTGGGGGGGGTGTATAGGAGGGCTGTCTCAGGGGGTTTCGACGGGAAGTGGGTTCACGCAGTCTCCCACCACGCCCCCTACTATAGGGGGGCCGAGCTGTTATGCACCGCCCTGCGGGGGGGCGCTTGTAGAGGGCTCCCGTTGAAGCCGCTCTTCTCCATGGCTGGCAGGCTCGCCCCGCCCTCGACGGCCCTAGCAGCCTCGTGGGAGGGTGTGAGCAGCGGCTACATCTTCAAGTCTAGGCACGGCGTGCCCCTCGACGGAAGCATAGAGGAGACGTTCTCCGGCCTTATCGAGTGGTTAGCAGGCGGGGGCTGGCCCGCCTCCTAG
- a CDS encoding serine protein kinase RIO, with amino-acid sequence MRRRARWLRREREEEERVKDRDMFKIVDEVFDSITLSHLYKLYSRRVLRELKGSISSGKESKVYWGVGWDKSDVAVKIYLSFTSDFRKSIKKYIVGDPRFEDIPAGNIRRLIYEWARKEYRNLRRMRESGVRVPRPIAVEANIIVMEFLGERGYRAPTLAEVAEELEGGEAEAIAAEVLRQAEAIVCRAGLVHADLSEYNILLWRGEPWIIDVSQAVPHSHPRAEEFLERDVENLYRFLTVKIGFEFDFDAYLSRLRSCIHRGVRG; translated from the coding sequence GTGAGGCGGAGGGCTAGATGGCTGCGGAGGGAGAGGGAGGAGGAAGAGAGGGTTAAGGACCGGGATATGTTCAAGATTGTAGACGAGGTATTCGACTCCATAACCCTTTCTCACCTCTACAAGCTCTACTCCCGCAGGGTTCTCAGGGAGCTCAAGGGCTCTATAAGCAGTGGGAAGGAGTCAAAGGTCTACTGGGGTGTTGGGTGGGATAAGAGCGATGTAGCCGTTAAGATATACCTATCCTTCACGTCCGACTTCAGAAAGAGCATAAAGAAGTACATAGTAGGGGACCCCAGGTTCGAGGACATACCCGCCGGCAACATCAGGAGGCTGATCTACGAGTGGGCTAGGAAAGAGTATAGAAACCTTAGGAGGATGCGCGAGTCGGGTGTGAGGGTGCCCAGACCCATTGCTGTCGAGGCTAACATAATAGTCATGGAGTTCCTGGGGGAGAGGGGCTACAGGGCCCCAACTCTGGCGGAGGTTGCGGAGGAGCTGGAGGGGGGAGAGGCGGAGGCTATAGCTGCCGAGGTCCTCCGCCAGGCGGAGGCTATAGTGTGTAGGGCTGGGCTGGTGCACGCGGACCTCAGCGAGTACAATATTCTGCTCTGGAGGGGGGAGCCTTGGATCATAGACGTCTCCCAGGCCGTCCCCCACAGCCACCCTAGGGCGGAGGAGTTTCTCGAGAGGGACGTGGAGAACCTCTACAGGTTTCTTACCGTTAAGATCGGGTTTGAGTTCGACTTTGACGCTTATCTCTCTAGGCTGCGAAGCTGTATCCACCGGGGTGTGAGGGGTTGA
- a CDS encoding NAD(P)/FAD-dependent oxidoreductase: MAGRTTWVYTGFSRRRGLVAVRSISIVGLGPAGAGAAAAASKLGVKPVVYEAMEKPGLKPCGRGLPVVDDGLPVRIPRDSILRRIRGARMYVDGEFLFEMREFLEGYIVDKTVMLEAIAVESDAEIYYRAKYKPGSSRVKLPGGGEARVEKGVFAGGHPYYGGLKITAVQWIMETGSRSDPVGDMLEIHFDTSLLGYAYVFPKEEGFIEVGIGGFATAGELRSRLERFISSRSDLRGLKRVKLEGARIAIGGLDLGLVDGMVKAGEAAGFVLPLTGEGIRPSLISGYEAAASLIEGGRPLERLRATPIARAVSMQKRILDLVAEMKVEERRRLLKSLTPRAHAEIALGMFRKHVLLRELARSPGALKLLGLATRLI, from the coding sequence TTGGCGGGGAGGACTACGTGGGTGTATACAGGCTTCTCAAGAAGGCGGGGGCTGGTGGCCGTGAGGAGCATTAGCATAGTGGGCCTCGGGCCCGCTGGGGCCGGTGCAGCTGCCGCGGCCTCGAAGCTGGGAGTGAAGCCTGTAGTGTACGAGGCCATGGAGAAGCCTGGTCTTAAGCCGTGTGGCAGGGGGCTTCCAGTAGTTGACGACGGCCTGCCGGTCAGAATTCCCAGGGACTCTATTCTCAGGCGTATAAGAGGGGCTAGGATGTATGTGGACGGTGAGTTCCTGTTCGAGATGAGGGAGTTCCTGGAGGGCTATATAGTGGACAAGACAGTTATGCTCGAGGCCATAGCAGTAGAGTCCGACGCCGAGATATATTACAGGGCCAAGTACAAGCCTGGCTCCTCTAGGGTTAAGCTGCCCGGGGGTGGCGAGGCTAGGGTGGAGAAGGGCGTCTTCGCCGGGGGACACCCCTACTATGGCGGGCTGAAGATAACGGCTGTCCAGTGGATAATGGAGACCGGCTCCAGGAGCGATCCCGTGGGGGACATGCTGGAGATACACTTCGACACCAGCCTCCTCGGCTATGCATATGTTTTCCCCAAGGAGGAGGGGTTCATAGAGGTCGGCATAGGGGGTTTCGCAACAGCCGGCGAGCTGAGGAGCAGGCTGGAGCGGTTCATCTCCTCGCGGAGCGACCTGCGGGGTCTTAAGAGGGTTAAGCTGGAGGGGGCTAGGATAGCTATTGGGGGGCTTGACCTGGGACTGGTGGATGGCATGGTCAAGGCGGGGGAGGCCGCCGGCTTTGTCCTCCCACTCACGGGAGAAGGTATAAGGCCCTCACTAATATCCGGCTACGAGGCGGCGGCGTCCCTTATAGAGGGCGGCAGGCCGCTGGAGAGACTGAGAGCCACGCCTATAGCAAGGGCTGTCTCAATGCAGAAGAGGATACTAGACCTGGTCGCTGAGATGAAGGTCGAAGAGAGGAGGAGGCTGCTCAAGTCGCTTACCCCCCGGGCGCACGCCGAGATAGCCCTCGGCATGTTCAGGAAGCACGTCCTCCTCAGGGAGCTCGCCAGAAGCCCGGGCGCGCTGAAACTCCTGGGCCTCGCGACAAGGCTGATATAG
- a CDS encoding 60S ribosomal export protein NMD3 has product MPGVCPSCGRPLEGKGVRRLCPDCYVERYGVARLPETIRFVYCRDCGAYRYQGGWNEGLESAEDTLREYLHMVLTMRMKPTEAVEEAWVESIELMQGFEGPGLYTVLVTIAGRAGGRDLVERRTVSVEASQALCPRCTARSTGRGFEAEVRVRSTAGSLGGDVKAGVARVIRRNRSIAGFIVKVDESREGLDIYLTDQTAARMLAGKLRSEFSAEVKESYKLVGRQPSGKRKGRLTISVRIPEYRPGEIISVDGRPHLYLGRSGRGLVTIDLDSGRERVVDTSRSGVLAGVKRYEPGSSLRRMMLLSSDGDSIVFLDADKGMQEVVDAPKGSVMSFVDSMEPGRVYEVFIHGGRIYVLRETG; this is encoded by the coding sequence ATGCCGGGTGTTTGCCCCTCTTGCGGAAGGCCTCTAGAGGGCAAGGGTGTTAGGAGGCTCTGCCCAGACTGCTATGTGGAGCGGTACGGAGTGGCTAGGCTGCCGGAGACTATCAGGTTCGTCTACTGCAGGGACTGCGGAGCCTACAGGTACCAGGGGGGGTGGAACGAGGGGTTGGAGAGCGCCGAGGACACTCTCAGGGAGTACTTGCACATGGTGCTTACGATGAGGATGAAGCCCACGGAGGCTGTGGAGGAGGCTTGGGTAGAGTCTATAGAGTTAATGCAGGGCTTCGAGGGGCCGGGGCTCTATACGGTCCTGGTTACGATAGCCGGGAGGGCTGGCGGCCGGGATCTGGTTGAGAGGAGAACTGTCTCTGTAGAGGCCTCCCAGGCCCTCTGCCCCCGCTGCACAGCCAGGTCTACCGGGAGGGGTTTCGAGGCTGAGGTTAGGGTGAGGAGCACGGCCGGTTCTCTGGGTGGAGATGTGAAGGCGGGTGTGGCAAGAGTTATAAGGAGGAACAGGTCTATAGCGGGCTTCATAGTGAAGGTTGACGAGTCGAGGGAGGGTCTCGACATCTACCTCACAGACCAGACAGCAGCCAGGATGCTGGCGGGGAAGCTCAGGTCGGAGTTCTCGGCCGAGGTCAAGGAGTCCTACAAGCTTGTGGGTAGGCAGCCGTCTGGAAAAAGGAAGGGTAGGCTGACAATATCCGTCAGGATACCCGAGTACAGGCCAGGGGAGATTATATCTGTTGATGGGAGGCCCCACCTATACCTGGGCAGGAGCGGTAGGGGGCTGGTGACTATAGATCTGGATAGCGGTAGGGAGAGGGTGGTAGACACCAGCAGGTCTGGCGTTCTCGCTGGTGTGAAGCGTTACGAGCCCGGCTCCAGCCTGAGGAGGATGATGCTCCTCAGCAGCGACGGCGATTCCATTGTTTTCCTAGACGCCGACAAGGGGATGCAGGAGGTTGTGGACGCTCCTAAGGGCTCCGTCATGTCCTTCGTAGATAGCATGGAGCCCGGCAGGGTTTACGAGGTCTTTATACACGGCGGCCGGATATATGTCTTGAGGGAGACCGGTTAG
- a CDS encoding KH domain-containing protein, with translation MSGEGAKPRIYVKVRPERLGAVIGPQGEVKAEIMRRTGTVITVDTENSMVIVEPEAEGVPPVNMMKAAEVVKAISLGFPPEKAFRLLEEDQILVVVDLKQIVGDSQNHLRRIKGRIIGEGGRARRAIEEMTDTYINVGEHEVAIIGDYERAMAAKQAIEMLAEGRMHSTVYRHLERIMREIKRRERLRMWAREEM, from the coding sequence TTGAGCGGGGAGGGGGCGAAGCCAAGGATATATGTGAAGGTGAGGCCTGAGAGGCTTGGTGCTGTGATAGGGCCGCAGGGCGAGGTTAAGGCCGAGATAATGAGGAGGACTGGTACTGTGATAACAGTGGATACCGAGAACTCGATGGTTATAGTTGAGCCGGAGGCCGAGGGCGTCCCACCGGTTAACATGATGAAGGCCGCCGAGGTGGTTAAGGCTATATCCCTGGGCTTCCCGCCTGAGAAAGCTTTCAGGCTGTTGGAGGAAGATCAGATACTTGTAGTAGTAGACCTGAAGCAGATAGTGGGGGATAGCCAGAACCACCTGAGGAGGATAAAGGGCAGGATCATAGGAGAGGGCGGCAGGGCCAGGAGGGCTATTGAGGAGATGACGGACACCTACATAAACGTGGGCGAACACGAGGTCGCCATAATAGGCGACTACGAGAGGGCTATGGCGGCGAAGCAGGCTATAGAGATGCTGGCGGAGGGGAGGATGCACAGCACGGTCTACAGGCATCTAGAGAGGATTATGAGGGAGATAAAGAGGAGGGAGCGCCTTAGAATGTGGGCTAGGGAGGAGATGTGA
- a CDS encoding translation initiation factor aIF-1A yields the protein MARGRGRHERRGEMPLPSEDEGTMLCIVQRVVGAGFLEVLCTDGEVYMARIPGKMRRRVWMREGDVVLFLPWGTADKKGEVVYRYLRDEVRKLVEMNLLPEELVEEVAGAE from the coding sequence ATGGCTAGGGGTAGAGGTAGGCATGAGAGGAGGGGCGAGATGCCGCTCCCCAGCGAGGACGAGGGTACTATGCTGTGCATAGTGCAGCGGGTAGTGGGCGCGGGGTTCCTGGAGGTCCTCTGCACAGATGGCGAGGTGTATATGGCCAGGATACCTGGGAAGATGCGTAGGAGGGTGTGGATGAGGGAGGGCGACGTGGTCCTCTTCCTCCCCTGGGGTACTGCGGACAAGAAGGGGGAGGTTGTATACAGGTACCTTAGGGACGAGGTTAGGAAGCTCGTCGAGATGAACCTCCTGCCCGAAGAGCTGGTGGAAGAGGTGGCTGGAGCGGAGTGA
- a CDS encoding fused MFS/spermidine synthase translates to MAGGGEKSVFLKWSWFLEWLTPDRATLKHVEEVLFQGRSRFQEIAVIRVSGEGKVLVLDGKTQSSESDEYIYHEALVHPAMILHGGPRKVLILGGGEGATLREVLKHRSVEKAVMVDIDETVVNVAREYLGEWHRGAFDDPRAEVVIDDAWNYVARRAETGFDVVIADLVDPLEAGPATRLYSEEYYRMVKEVMGPGGVFVTQAVSISHLTEYHAIIRNTVARVFKHVESYGVYIPSFDSMWGFVVASDEKDPGALGDRGFFEARLSSQLQGAELRFLDYGSMLHMLNIPKVYREAIARERRYATLENQVFLPA, encoded by the coding sequence TTGGCTGGCGGTGGGGAGAAGAGTGTGTTTTTGAAGTGGAGCTGGTTCCTGGAGTGGCTCACCCCGGATAGGGCTACGCTGAAGCATGTTGAGGAGGTTTTATTCCAGGGTAGGAGCAGGTTCCAGGAGATAGCTGTTATAAGGGTTAGCGGGGAGGGTAAGGTGCTTGTCCTCGACGGCAAGACCCAGTCTAGCGAGTCCGACGAGTACATATACCATGAGGCCCTTGTCCACCCCGCGATGATCCTGCACGGCGGCCCCAGGAAGGTTCTGATACTGGGGGGTGGGGAGGGGGCTACCCTGCGCGAGGTCCTCAAGCACAGGAGCGTGGAGAAGGCAGTAATGGTTGATATAGACGAGACGGTTGTAAACGTTGCCAGGGAGTATCTGGGCGAGTGGCACAGGGGGGCTTTCGACGATCCTCGTGCGGAGGTTGTGATTGACGACGCCTGGAACTATGTGGCTCGCAGGGCGGAGACGGGGTTCGACGTCGTGATAGCAGACCTGGTCGACCCCCTGGAGGCGGGGCCGGCTACGAGGCTGTACTCGGAGGAGTATTATAGGATGGTGAAGGAGGTCATGGGGCCTGGGGGCGTGTTCGTCACCCAGGCCGTCAGCATCTCACACCTCACAGAGTACCACGCGATAATAAGGAACACGGTTGCCAGGGTTTTCAAGCATGTTGAGAGCTACGGCGTCTACATACCGAGCTTCGACAGCATGTGGGGCTTCGTAGTGGCGAGCGACGAGAAGGATCCCGGAGCCCTTGGGGACAGGGGGTTCTTCGAGGCGAGACTCTCATCGCAGCTACAAGGGGCTGAGCTCAGGTTCCTGGACTACGGATCCATGCTGCACATGCTTAACATACCAAAGGTATACAGGGAGGCTATAGCGAGGGAGAGGAGGTATGCGACGCTCGAGAACCAGGTGTTCCTCCCCGCATAG
- a CDS encoding TrkH family potassium uptake protein: protein MAVGRRRQTLFTAVQYLGLILMVTSLPFTVSGLTGLLVWGGRSEVEFRVSAELLASGVGLVLFGLLLSRAPGGLLGRGDAVFITVATWLAVPLFSAALMSEILDIPYIDALLETVAGWTTTGLSILTGAESSSGGYVPSVDEIPESVKLWRSMLQWVGGVGIVVFTVAFLARPGISAAALYIAEGRFERLEASLKASAIRMTLVYTVYTLLGAIIIYLSGMSLSDAIQHSMTAISTAGFSTHADSVGFYKGNYAVYASTLLVSLFGALSFVDLDNMMRLRLGRVLRSVEFRAILLLTAVSAVAATVIWYVDPVMRSSYSLADAVYNSVSGYITVGFSTASLEGASDSYKLTIAALGLIGGSAFSTAGGIKVLRLAIALKTLDVETTRILKPSSYVPKNLLGGRRLTEDMVKRSLAVIMAFTTVEVLLGLTAVALYSSQYSTVDIIFDVTSALANIGLSTGVTSPEAPAGMKIILIAGMLLGRLEILPYIVAAKYLVETARGRI, encoded by the coding sequence CTTTCACGGTCTCAGGCCTCACGGGCCTTCTCGTATGGGGCGGCCGTAGTGAGGTGGAGTTTAGGGTTTCAGCCGAGCTGCTCGCCTCTGGTGTTGGGCTTGTGCTTTTCGGCCTCCTCCTATCCAGGGCGCCTGGAGGGCTGCTTGGCCGGGGGGATGCCGTCTTCATAACCGTGGCTACCTGGCTGGCGGTACCCCTGTTCTCAGCCGCCCTGATGTCGGAGATCCTGGATATACCGTATATCGACGCCCTGCTGGAGACTGTGGCGGGCTGGACGACGACGGGGCTCTCCATACTCACTGGTGCGGAGAGCAGCAGTGGGGGGTATGTGCCGAGCGTTGACGAGATACCGGAGTCCGTCAAGCTGTGGAGGAGCATGCTGCAGTGGGTGGGGGGTGTGGGTATTGTGGTGTTTACCGTGGCTTTCCTGGCAAGGCCGGGGATCTCGGCCGCCGCCCTGTACATAGCCGAGGGTAGGTTTGAGAGGCTTGAGGCCAGCCTGAAGGCGAGCGCCATAAGGATGACGCTGGTGTACACTGTGTACACGCTGCTGGGAGCCATAATAATATACCTCTCGGGTATGAGCCTCTCAGACGCCATACAGCACAGCATGACAGCCATATCGACGGCGGGCTTCTCGACCCACGCCGACAGCGTGGGTTTCTACAAGGGCAACTACGCGGTGTACGCCTCAACCCTGCTCGTATCCCTGTTCGGCGCCCTCAGCTTTGTCGACCTGGACAACATGATGAGGCTCAGGCTGGGCAGGGTGCTTAGGAGCGTTGAGTTCAGAGCAATACTACTTCTGACTGCAGTCTCAGCCGTCGCGGCCACGGTAATATGGTATGTGGACCCTGTGATGAGGAGTTCATATAGCCTGGCCGACGCCGTCTACAACAGCGTCTCCGGCTACATAACAGTCGGCTTCTCAACCGCCAGCCTGGAGGGGGCTAGCGACAGCTACAAGCTGACGATAGCAGCCCTAGGCCTCATAGGGGGGAGTGCGTTCAGCACTGCGGGGGGTATAAAGGTTCTCAGGCTGGCCATAGCATTGAAGACCCTAGACGTGGAGACGACGAGGATACTGAAGCCAAGCAGCTACGTACCCAAGAACCTCCTGGGAGGGAGGAGGCTGACGGAGGACATGGTGAAGAGGAGTCTGGCTGTTATAATGGCGTTCACCACTGTCGAGGTCCTCCTGGGTCTCACCGCCGTAGCCCTCTATTCAAGCCAGTACAGCACTGTCGACATCATATTCGATGTTACAAGCGCCCTAGCGAACATAGGCCTCTCAACCGGCGTCACATCCCCAGAGGCTCCCGCAGGGATGAAGATAATATTGATAGCTGGGATGCTGCTGGGGAGGCTGGAGATACTCCCATACATAGTAGCCGCAAAATACCTGGTGGAAACCGCCAGGGGCAGAATCTAG
- a CDS encoding superoxide dismutase, with translation MVSFKRYELPPLPYNYNALEPYIIEEIMRLHHQKHHNTYVKGANAALEKIEKHLRGEAQIDVRAVMRDFSFNYAGHIMHTIFWPNMAPPGKGGGTPGGRVADLIEKQFGGFEKFKSLFSAAAKTVEGVGWGVLAFDPLTEELRILQVEKHNVLMTAGLVPILVIDVWEHAYYLQYKNDRGSYVDNWWNVVNWDDVEKRLEQALNNAKPLYLLPQ, from the coding sequence ATGGTTAGTTTTAAGAGGTACGAGCTACCCCCGCTCCCCTATAACTACAACGCGCTGGAGCCCTACATCATCGAGGAGATAATGAGGCTGCACCACCAGAAGCACCATAACACCTATGTCAAAGGGGCTAACGCGGCTCTCGAGAAGATAGAGAAGCATCTCAGGGGTGAGGCCCAGATAGATGTCAGGGCGGTTATGAGGGACTTCAGCTTCAACTATGCAGGCCACATAATGCACACCATTTTCTGGCCAAACATGGCTCCCCCGGGCAAGGGTGGAGGGACGCCCGGCGGCAGGGTGGCGGATCTGATCGAGAAACAGTTCGGCGGCTTCGAGAAGTTTAAGTCTCTCTTCAGCGCGGCCGCCAAGACTGTTGAGGGCGTGGGCTGGGGTGTCCTCGCCTTCGACCCCCTAACCGAGGAGCTTAGGATACTGCAGGTGGAGAAGCATAACGTCCTCATGACCGCGGGCCTGGTGCCCATACTGGTCATCGACGTTTGGGAGCACGCATACTATCTGCAGTACAAGAACGACAGGGGCAGCTACGTTGATAACTGGTGGAACGTGGTAAACTGGGACGACGTGGAGAAGAGGCTGGAGCAGGCTCTAAACAACGCGAAGCCCCTATACCTGCTGCCCCAGTAG